A window from Hemibagrus wyckioides isolate EC202008001 linkage group LG17, SWU_Hwy_1.0, whole genome shotgun sequence encodes these proteins:
- the c1qtnf5 gene encoding complement C1q tumor necrosis factor-related protein 5: MTPLQSLALSLFLVFLARYSNPLEDNKIHSLCMGSPGIPGSPGLHGRPGQPGRDGRDGRDAPLGEKGQRGDRGEPGEPGVRGLTGDRGDPGEKGEKGTPGECAVAPKSAFSAKLSESHTMPLAVGDAVRFDKIILNEQGDYNTETGRFTCRVPGVYYFAVHATVYRSSLQFDLMKNGHAMGSYFQMFGNWSKPASLSGGTLLHLIPGDQVWVQMALGEYTGFYSSPKTDSTFTGFLVYSDWKNSPVFA, from the exons ATGACACCTCTTCAGTCATtggccctctctctctttcttgtttttctggCACGTTATTCAAATCCACTGGAGGATAATAAGATTCACAGTCTGTGTATGGGAAGCCCAGGTATCCCGGGTTCTCCGGGGTTGCATGGCAGGCCAGGACAACCAGGCAGAGATGGCAGAGATGGAAGAGATGCACCACTGGGGGAGAAAGGGCAAAGAGGAGATCGTGGAGAGCCTG GTGAGCCAGGTGTGAGGGGCCTGACCGGAGACAGAGGTGATCCAGGAGAGAAAGGTGAGAAGGGAACCCCAGGAGAGTGTGCGGTTGCTCCTAAGTCAGCGTTCAGTGCCAAGCTGTCCGAATCCCACACAATGCCGTTAGCAGTAGGCGATGCAGTGCGCTTTGACAAAATCATCTTGAACGAGCAGGGCGATTACAACACAGAGACTGGACGCTTCACATGCAGGGTGCCAGGTGTTTACTATTTTGCTGTCCATGCCACTGTGTACCGCTCCAGTCTACAGTTTGACCTGATGAAGAATGGACACGCCATGGGCTCTTACTTCCAGATGTTTGGCAACTGGTCCAAGCCGGCATCACTGTCTGGAGGCACTCTGCTGCACCTGATTCCTGGCGATCAGGTGTGGGTACAGATGGCTTTGGGTGAATATACCGGATTTTACTCTAGCCCCAAAACAGACAGCACCTTCACTGGCTTCCTGGTGTACTCAGATTGGAAAAACTCGCCTGTTTTTGCTTAG